A section of the Hypomesus transpacificus isolate Combined female chromosome 1, fHypTra1, whole genome shotgun sequence genome encodes:
- the LOC124470899 gene encoding gastrotropin-like translates to MAFSGTYELESQQNYEEFLAAIGLLNAKTDHKVVSEVSQEGQKFTWTQKIPNWTWTNIFTIGQETELETMLGTKFRATPTMDGGKLTILFPEYVFTAEMDGEKLVMHCVTQGEKSVTFSRINRRI, encoded by the exons ATGGCCTTCTCTGGGACATACGAGCTGGAAAGCCAGCAGAACTACGAGGAGTTCCTGGCAGCCATTG GGTTGCTAAATGCTAAAACGGACCACAAGGTTGTGAGTGAGGTGAGTCAGGAGGGTCAGAAGTTCACCTGGACCCAGAAGATCCCTAACTGGACCTGGACCAATATTTTCACCATCGGACAAGAGACTGAACTGGAAACTATGCTAGGAACCAAGTTTAGG GCCACCCCCACCATGGATGGGGGCAAACTTACTATCCTGTTTCCAGAGTATGTGTTCACAGctgagatggatggagaaaaGCTGGTCATG cattgtgtaacccAAGGAGAGAAGAGCGTGACGTTCTCTAGGATCAACAG
- the LOC124470445 gene encoding 5-hydroxytryptamine receptor 4-like, whose protein sequence is MLCLPAYNNLSDNHSLPLESSSTSLFHSTSARVCITFLLLPIPIFAVLGNLLIAVSVVCFRKLRTPTNAFMVSLAMADFLVAVLVMPFSLARSVDHWHFGRTFCTAHFLLDVTLCTSSIFNLSCVALDRYLAVCDPLHYPARMARRRVILLLLLSWILPLLISSLCVFLGMYSGPAGPGWYCGLHEHKRRQFCLAAFYTPYAVTSSTLSFFIPVGFMIFAYGRIFLAAKRQASWIHAMEHKAGQLHDSRPRHGHQNSMRKARKAAQMLGLIMGVFLLCWLPFFTVNMVHPLWGYSVSPVLLEAFLWLGYANSSLNPFLYASFNRQFRCAFTSILGSAMPGRKLGACLESLRNGREAQATVDPATISN, encoded by the exons ATGTTGTGTCTCCCCGCCTACAACAACTTATCGGACAACCACAGCCTTCCTCTCGAGAGCAGCTCCACGTCCCTGTTCCACAGCACCTCAGCCAGGGTCTGCAttaccttcctcctcctccccatccccatcTTCGCCGTCCTCGGCAACCTCCTCATCGCCGTTTCCGTGGTGTGCTTCCGGAAGCTCAGGACTCCCACCAACGCCTTCATGGTCTCCCTGGCCATGGCGGACTTTCTGGTCGCCGTGCTGGTGATGCCGTTCAGCCTGGCGCGCTCCGTGGACCACTGGCATTTCGGCAGGACGTTCTGCACCGCCCACTTCCTGTTGGACGTGACGCTGTGCACGTCGTCCATCTTCAACCTGAGCTGCGTGGCGTTGGATCGTTACCTGGCGGTGTGCGACCCGCTGCACTACCCCGCCCGCATGGCGCGCCGACGGGTgatcctgctgctgctcctcagctggattcttcctctcctcatctcctcgcTCTGCGTCTTCCTGGGCATGTACTCCGGCCCTGCAGGCCCAGGCTGGTACTGCGGTCTCCATGAACACAAGCGCCGGCAGTTCTGCCTGGCCGCCTTCTACACCCCCTATGCCGTCACCTCCTCTACCCTTTCCTTCTTCATCCCCGTCGGATTCATGATCTTCGCATACGGGAGGATCTTCCTGGCTGCCAAGCGCCAGGCGAGTTGGATCCACGCCATGGAGCACAAGGCTGGGCAGCTCCATGACTCAAGACCCAG GCATGGCCATCAGAACTCCATGAGAAAGGCAAGGAAGGCAGCCCAGATGCTGGGTCTGATAATGGGGGTCTTCCTGCTCTGTTGGCTCCCATTCTTCACGGTCAACATGGTTCACCCTCTGTGGGGCTACAGCGTCAGCCCAGTCCTCCTGGAGGCTTTCCTGTGGCTGGGCTACGCCAACTCCTCCCTCAACCCCTTCCTCTACGCCTCCTTCAACAGACAGTTCCGATGCGCCTTCACCTCCATCTTGGGGAGTGCCATGCCGGGAAGGAAGTTGGGGGCGTGTCTGGAATCCTTGCGCAATGGCAGGGAAGCTCAGGCAACCGTTGACCCTGCGACCATCTCAAATTGA